In the genome of Streptomyces sp. NBC_00433, the window CAGGACCGTTCAGTCTGAGGCCCCCTGTGACCCTAGCCGGATCACAGGGGGCCGCCGAAGAACCTCAGGCCCTACCGCCACGCCGAGCACGGCCACGAGGCGTAGGAGCGGCACGACGGCCCATACAGGTACCGCTTCGCCACCCACCCCGAAGCCCCTCTCGGGGAGCCACCACGGCTGCGCGCAGTCAACTGCACATGCATCCACGACCCCTTCCACCCGATCACCTCGACACGGTCACCCCGATACAGGAGACCCCGCACCGTGCCGTGCGAGGAGGCCCGGGTTCGGAACCGCAACCCGTTGACCTTCACATGCGAATACTGCACACGCGCCGGAGCCCGCGACGCATACGAGACGGCCGATGTCGACCGGCCGCCCATGCCCACCGCCGACGCGCTGCCGACACTCACGCACGCCAGTACGGCCAGCGTGAGCGCCATGACAACCCGGAGCCTCTTCGAACCGTTCACGTTCTCTCACCCCTCACTGTTCGGCGACAGTGACGCCAACGTCACTTGTCCTAACAGGTGGCGAGCTTGACCGGCGCAGGGCTAACAGGTCAACCGGTTATCCTAATAAGTGTCGACGCGCAGAGGCCGCCGATGCCTCGCCAGGCGTCGACGGCTCTCTGTGTACAGCGCTACCTACGGGTACGGATCGGTGTAGGCCAGCAACGGAACGATGGCGACAGTGCAGAGCAGTACCAAGACAACGCAGAACAGTATTTGCCTCACGACATCTCCCCTGAGCGCTTCCGCTCCAGGAACACGACAGGGCAGTTCAACGCCGCCGCGATCCTGCGTAGGTTGGCGGGAGTCGCGCTTCGCCACCCGGACTCGATCTCGCCCATCAACTGCTCGGAGATGCCCACCAGTTCAGCGAGTTGGCGCTTCGTCAAGCCCGCCTTCTCGCGTGCCCAGGTGACCGCCTCCGGCTCTTGGTTGATCATCCGCGGACGAGTTCGCCTACGTCGGGGTGCCATCAACACCTCCATCGGCGCACACGGCCCACACCATCTTGCCGATGCCGATTCGGTCGCTCACGCCCCAGCGCCCGCCAGTGATCAACTCCACAAGGATCAAGCCCCGCCCCGACTCGTCCTCCGTCGAGGCCGAACGCGGTTCTGGCTTGTTGACGTTGGCGTCATGCACCTCAATCCGCACCCCGCCGTGCAGGCGCTCAAAACGGGTCTGGATCACGTGCCCCCGAGGCTCGTGAGCGTGGCGCACGCTATTGGTGACCAGCTCCGAGACGATCAGCTCAGCGTCCTCGGCTAAGTGTTCCAGGCCCCACGCGTTGAGACTGCGGGTCAGTAAGTGACGTGCCCTGCCAACCGTGGTGGGACCGATCGGCCACAACTTCTCGACGACGGAGTTCGCCTCGCCGGCCTTTGCCTGCGTGCCCGCGGTCATCGTGCGACCCCCCGGCTCCCGCGGGGGCGTTGATTATGCTCGTACATGTCGGCGCTCCTCTGGCGTTGACCATGCCCCCGGACCGGTCGCACGGTCGCGGGGGTCCTACGTTGCTGTCGACGGGATGTGTCGGTCTTCTTGGCCAGACCAAAGCAGTTGCGCCGCTTCATCAGCCACACTTGATGCACGCAGCGCATACGCCTATGCGCGCTGCGGATGCGAATACTCCGGTCCCACCAGCCGCGGACGTACCGTCCGGGAAAGTGGAACGTATGAACTGGTCGAAGCAGGCGATCCGAGATGCTGCACGTGAGGGCAACTACGGCCGGGTCATCCGCCTCGCCCGACAAGAGTTACGGGTCACGCAGCGCCAACTCGGTGAAGGTTGCGGCGTCACCCAGTCAGCCGTTTCACGGCTAGAAGCGCGATCGACAGGCCCATACGACATGACCACCTTGGCCACGATCGCCGCGTATCTGGAACTGCCGCGTTGGCTGGTCGGCCTCGCTGACTCGGCAGCCGCGCGCACGGACGGAACAGAGCAAGTGGACCGACGAGGTTTTGTCGCAGGAGCAGTCGCTGTTGTCTCCGCCCCTGCCCTTGGTGGCCTGACGGGGCAGGAGCAAACCGAACCCAGCCAAGCCGCCACATTGAGAGTCGCCACCACCGCATACCGCCGGATGGACGGAACGACATCGTCCCGACAGCTACTCGAAGTAGTCCTTGCGCATCTTCGCCTGGTCCAAGGGGTCGCAACAGACAGCCAAGATGAGGCACAGAGAGTAAGGCTTGCAGCCGTCGGCAGCGAAGTCGCCAGCCTGGCCGGTTGGCTCAGCTGGGACATGGGCGACGCAGGATCAGCCCGCACCTGGTACGGATCGGCCATCAAGGCCGCCCGACGTTCCAGCAACAGCCTGCTCACCGCATACCAGGTGGGCAGTCTCGCCCAGATGGAGGCAGAAAACGGCAATGCCGTGCAAGCCCTCGGTCTCGTACACAGTGCCCGAAACCAACTCGGCTCCCAAACAATTGCCGTAGCTGACGCATGGCTCAGCACCGTAGAAGCACTGGCCTACGCGGCAGCGGGCGACGAGCGATCCAGCGACCGCGCCCTTGTACGCAGTCGCTCCGAGGCAGAACGCATCCCCAGCCAGGAACCGCCACCGTGGCCCTGGGTCTTCACGTTCAACGAAGCAAAGGTCGCTGCATGCCGTCTTGCCTGCGGGGCACGCCTCGGCCTGCCTGCGTGGGTCTTCGGATCGGGAGACGAGGCAACGCTTGTGGCAGCAGCAACGCATGCAAAGCAGCGGGCAATACTTCAACTTGATCTCGCCGCAGGACACTTGGCCAATGGTCGACTGGAGGTTGGTTACCTTCTAGCTACCCGGGCAGTCGACACCGGACTGCGGTATCGCTCAGGCCGCGTGGTCGAACGGGCGCGGATCTTCCGTAGGGCGTACTCCTCGAAGACGCCGCCAAGGGTGGTCCGTGAATTTGATGACAGGCTGCACGGCGCATACCTGTGACCAGGAGGAAACCACATGCGCGTCGGAATCACCGGACACCGCGGCTTGCCTGACAAGGTGGCCAGCCTCGTCCAAGCCGAGATCAGGGACATCGTCAGCGGCTACGGTGTTGAGGATCTCACGGCTGTCTCGTGCATCGCTGACGGTCCTGACGCGTGGTTCGCGCAGGCGGTACTCGACCGAGGGGGACGACTTGAAGTGGTCGTCCCTGCCGAGGACTACCGTGACTCCCTTCCCCACTGGCACCACACCGTCTACGACGCCCTCATCAGCCGCGCGTCAGAGGTGCACGCAACCGGTTTGGCAACTTCGAACTCGCAGGCGCACATGACCGGCAGTGAGATCCTGGTCGGCCTTGTGGATGAAGTGATCGCTGTCTGGGATGGCCAGCCGGCCCGCGGATACGGCGGTACCGCCGATGTCGTGCGCTACGCCGAGAGCACCGGGGTCACGGTCCGGGTTGCCTGGCCTGAGGGAGCATCCAGAGACTGACTGTGGGTTCCCGGTGGAGAGCCACGTCGTGAACCGGCTACAGGCTCGTACGGCGCCGTCGTGGCTCGGGGCGGTTGAGCGGAGCTTTAGGCAGCCACCAGGGGGCGAGCCTCGAAGAGCGGGGCCGACTTCGGGCTATTGCGGTCAGGCCCAGTGCCTGCCCGAGTCGCAGCGAGCTTACCGGCCCCGCTCTCTCGCCCCCTGGCAGCTCCCGCCCAAAGCTCCGCCCAACCGCCAATCGCACAACGCACCATCGAGGCCCGAAGGGCTCAAGCCCTGACCGGGGTGAGTGTGCCGTTTCCCCTGTTCAGAGCACCTTTCGACTCGTAGAATGGACTTAGTCCTTAGGCGAAGTCCCCCCGCGCCCCTGGGGTGCTTGCCCCTTGCGGTGCGGTGCTTGCCTGCGGCCGCGTGGGGGCTGTCGCTCCGTTCTCCCCCCGAGCTTCGCCTGGGGGTACCCCCACGCGCCCCTGGGTGGCAGCCCCGTCCTGTCGCGTTCACAGTTACGGCCCTCTGTGGCGGGGCGCGCAGTTCCCCGCGCCCCTTTTGGCCTGCGTCCTCTTGCGCCCGGCGTTGGCCCCTGCCAGGGGCCCTCTGCGCGGGAGGGTGAGCGTTTTTCAGGGGCGCGGGGAACTGCGCGCCCCGCCGAAGGGGCGGGAAAGAAAGCGACGCCACCGCAAGTGGCAACCACCTGGGGGCGCGGGGAGCTGCGCGACCAGCCGCGATGGCGCCGCAGGCAAGCGACGCACCGCGAGGGGCGATCACCCAGGGGCTCGGGGAACTGTGAGACGAGCCACCCGCGCAGCGGCACCGTGGAGTCCCGTAACAGCACCCCGCAGGGAGTGGCCGGCTGCCGAAGGGACCCGGAGGGTCAGTGGTGAGGGGTGGCCTGGAGGAGCGCGTTGCGGGTGGCCTGGCCGTAGACACCCATCGGGTCGCCGTGGATGCCGTACCAGATCTGGAAGGTCGCGACCGCGTGCTGGACGCCGGAGTCGTACTGGCCGTCCACGGGCCCGTGGTAGACCCAGACCGAGGTGAGCCGCTGCTGGAGGTCGGAGACCGCGGGGCCGCTCGACCCGAGCTGGAGGACGGACGTCTGCGGGGACGCCGGCGGCGCGGAGCTGGTCGGCGGCGGGGTCTGGGGCGTGGTGCTCGGCGGCGCCGAGGCCGGCGGCGTGGCGGTCGCGGACGCGGGCGGCGACGGCGTCCCCGCCGCCGAGGAGGGCGTCGCCGTCGTGCCCAGCGACACCGACGGCGTCACCCGGGGAGCCGGTGTCGTCGTCGCCCGCATCGGGTGGTGCGGCGGAGTGACCTTCACCGGCTCGGTGACCGCGCCGGGCGCCGCTCCCGGGGGCAGCGTGACGTCGGGCACGGCCGAGGCGGGCTCGGGCAGCGCCCGGTCGGTGCCGCCCGCCTCCTCGCCCATGACCGAGCCGGTCACGGCCACCGCACCCGCGGCCAGCGCGGACGCGGCCATGGCCGCCGCGGCCACCACGATGCCGCGCCGCCGCCGGCGATGGCGGCCGTGTGCCGCCGCCGCGGCGAGAGCCGCCTCGTGGGCCCCGTCGTCGGCCGGATACTCCTGCGCCGCCTGTATCGCGGCATATGCCGCGGGAAAGAGCCCGAGGTCCTGCGTCGCCGGACCCCCCTCTTCCGCGCGCTCCATGACGATCAGCGGCCGCGCGGTCGCCCCCGAGCCGTCGCCGAACGTGTCGTCCGGGTCGCCGACGTAGGGGCGTACGCGCAGCGGGTGGAAGCCTTCGGTCACCGCGAACGCGGCTGCCCGCTCCGCGGAGCGCTCCGCCGCCCTGACCTCGCCGACGACCTCGTCGTACTCGCTGGTCACACCGGTCACACCGGTGTCGTCAGGCTCGTACGGCCCTGCCGTTAGGTCCGGCTGCTGCGGCGCCACTGGGTTCCCCTCCCGCCGTCGTTCGCGCGTTCGCAAAGACGTGTCAGTGATTATGCCGATACCCCATGCCGTCGCATACCCGGTCCCCTCCCCGCTGGCGCACTCCCGCAGGTCATATCAGCACAAACGATGCCAATATGAGAGTCCGACCGTCGGGGGGCGACGCGAGGAGCCGATTCATGGCGCAGGACACCAGCACCGCCGTGGCGCCGGGGGAGTACCAGGACCGGCGCCAGGTACGGATCGCCATCGGTGCCCTCGCCCTCGGGCTGCTGCTCGCCGCCCTCGACCAGACCATCGTGTCGACCGCGCTGCCCACCATCGTCAGCGAACTGGGCGGCATCGACCACCTGTCCTGGGTGGTCACCGCGTATCTGCTCGCGTCGACCGCGGCCACCCCGCTGTGGGGCAAGCTCGGCGACATGTACGGCCGGAAACGGCTGTTCCAGACCGTCATCGTGATCTTCCTGATCGGCTCCGCGCTGTGCGGAGTCGCCCAGAGCATGGGCGAGTTGATCGCCTTCCGTGCCCTCCAGGGGCTGGGCGGCGGCGGGTTGATCGCGCTGTCCATGGCAATCGTCGGCGACATCGTGCCGCCCCGCGACCGGGGCCGCTACCAGGGTGTCTTCGGCGGGGTGTTCGGCGCGGCCAGCGTGCTCGGGCCGCTGCTCGGCGGGGTGTTCACCGAACAGCTGTCCTGGCGCTGGGTGTTCTACATCAACCTGCCGATCGGCGTCGTGGCGCTCCTCGTCATCGCCGCGGTCCTGCACATCCCCGCGCGCCGCACCTCGCACCGTATCGACTACCTCGGCATGGCGACGGTGGCCGCGGCCGCCACCTGCCTGGTGCTGGTCACCTCGCTCGGCGGCAGCACCCTGGCGTGGGACTCGCCCGGCATCATCGTCCTCGCGATCGTCGGCGTCGCCCTGGTCGCGGTCTTCGTCCTGATCGAGCGCCGTGTGGAGGAGCCGGTGCTGCCGCCGCGGCTCTTCCGGGTGCGGACCTTCGTGGTCTGCTCGGTGGTCTCCTTCATCATCGGCTTCGCGATGTTCGGCGCGATGACGTTCCTGCCGACCTTCCTCCAGGTCGTGCACGGCTACTCGCCCACGCTGTCGGGCGTCCACATGATCCCGATGGTGGTCGGCCTGCTGCTGGCGTCCACCGGCTCCGGGCAGATCATCAGCCGCACCGGGCGCTACAAGATCTTCCCGGTCGTCGGTACCGCCATCACGGCGATCGGCCTGCTGCTTCTGCACACGCTCGACGAGCACACCGCGACCTGGGTGCTGAGCGTGTACTTCTTCATCTTCGGCTTCGGTCTCGGCCTGGTCATGCAGGTCCTGGTGCTCGCGGTGCAGAACGCCGTCGGCTACGAGGACCTGGGGGTGGCCACCTCCGGCGCGACCTTCTTCCGCTCCATCGGCGCGTCCTTCGGCGTCTCGATCTTCGGCACGATCTTCACCAACCAGCTCTCCGACAAACTGGCGAACGCGCTGCGCGGCATCCGCGTGCCGCCCGGCTTCAACCCCGGGCAGCTGCAGGCCGACCCCACGGCCATCGCCCGGCTGCCCGCCGCAATCAAGACGCCCGTCCTGCACGCGTACTCGCAGGCCATCACCACGGTCTTCCTGTGGGCCGTGCCGGTCGCTGCGGTCGGCTTCGTGGCGTCCCTGCTGCTCAAGGAGCAGCCGCTGCGCGGCAGCGTCACCGTGCCCGACGCCAACGAGACGGTCAACGTCAACCCCGTCGAGCGGACCTCGCTGGACGAGATCGCCCGCTGCCTGTCGCTGCTCGGCAGCCGGGACGCCCGCCGCGACCTCTACACCCGCATCACCCGGCTGGCCGGTGTCGACATCCACCCCGCCACCAGCTGGCTGCTGCTCAGGCTCGCCAACGACGGCGAGGCCGACCCCGTCGAACTCGCCCGCCGCACCACCGTGCCCGCCGACGTCATCGAGTCCGCCGCCGTCGAGGCGGAAGTCGGCGGCTACGCGGTACGGGAGGGCAACCCGATGGTCCTCACCGCGTCCGGCACCGCGCTCGCCGACCGCCTCATCGAGGCCAGGCGCTCCGTCCTGTCCGGCCTGCTCGGCGACTGGGACCCCGAGGCGCACAGCGAACTCGCGGCACTGGTGAAGAAGTTGAGCCGCGAGCTGTGCGCGGGCGACACCGACCACCCGGACCGCAAGTCCCGCCAGAAGCCCGCCGTCGGCGGGGAAGCCGCATAACGGGCACCGGGGTTTGCGATGCCCATCCGGGGCAAGCCGACCGACTGAACCGGTGACACCGGGACGGACGGGAGGCAGGACATGTCCACAGGAGTGATCATCGCCGTCGTGGCGGTGGTCGTCATCGTGGCAGCGCTCATCGCGGCGGTGGCGATGAAGGGCGGCTCGGGCGGAGTCGGGCTCAAAAGACGATTCGGGCCCGAATACGAGCGGACGCTGGCGCTGCACGACGGCGACACCCGCGCCACCCGGCGTGAGCTGACCGAACGCGTCAAGAGGTACGGCGGCATCGAACAGCGGGCGCTGCCCGAGCAGGAGCAGGAGCGGTACGCCGCCCAATGGACCGCGATCCAGGCGAAGTTCGTGGAGGACCCGCCCGCCGCGATCACCCAGGCGGACGAGTTGATCGCCCGGCTGGCCGCAGAGCTGGGATACCCGGCGGCGGACTCGCCCGAGCACGTGGACGCGCTGTCGGTGCACCACCCGCACCACGTCCACGGTTACCGGGAGGCCCACGCGGCTGCCGCCGGCGGGCGGCACGGCACGGAGGAGCTGCGCAAGACGCTGGTCGCCGCACGCGCCCTGTTCGAGGGGCTGCTGCGCGGAAACGGCCGCACCCGCGACAGCGAGCCGGACGCGGCGGCCGAAGCAGAGCCGGAGACGGCACGTGAAGGGGCGCCCGAGACGACGCCGGACACGACGCCGGAAGCGGCGCCGAACGAATCCAAGCCGGTAATCGGCAAGCGACTTGCCGCGCTCAATGGGCGCGGACGGACGGAGTCGGAACGATGAGGAACAGCTCGATCGAGACACCCCGAACCTCTGGCGAGGCCGGACCCACCACTGACCAGGCCAAGGATCAGGCCACGGACCAGGCCGCGGACGGCGATCAGCAGAAGGACCCGCAGAAGGCCGCGACGGACCCCGCCGCCGAGCGTGAGCCGGGCAAGCCCGTCACTCCGGGCCGCGACACGGATCGGTCCGAGGCGGTCAAGCCCGCGACCCCGGGCCGCGACACCGAGGCGGCCAGGTCCACGACCACGAGCGGCGACACCGAGCGGTCGGAGGCGGTCAAGCCCGTCACGCCGAGCCGTGACAGCGAGCGGTCCGAGGCGGCCAAGGCCGCTACTGCGACCTACGGCACCGAGCGGTCGGACGGGACCAAGTCCGCCACCACCAGCCGTGACACCGAGCGGTCCGAGGCGGCCAAGGCTGCCACCACGACCCAGGGCACCGGCACCGGCACCGGCACCGACCGGCGTGCCGCCGCGGTCGGCTCCACCGCCGGGCACACGACGGCGTCCACCACGGCGTCCACCACGGCGTCCGCCACCGAGACCGCGCCGGGTGCCGACGTCGTCGGCCGGCTCGGGCGTCGCATGGACCACGCGATCGGCGGCTTCGTCGACGATCCGCGGCGCTCGGTCCGCGAGGCCGACGACGTGCTGGACGAGGCGATCAAGCACATGGCGCGGCTCGTCGAGAACCGCAGGTCGGCACTCCGCTCGGGCTGCAAGGACGGCGCGGGCACCGAGGAGCTGCGGGTCGCCCTGACCCGCTACCGCGACATGACTGACGAGCTCCTCGCGCTCTGACCCGCGGTGCGGGCCCTGAGTACAGGTGCGGCAAGCGGCAGGCAGACCGTACGACGGCCGCCTGCCGCACCTGTTTGCCGGACGGCTGCCCGTGCAGGGCTCAGCCGCCCGGCGGCGGTGTGAACGTCGTCGCCGGGGAGAAGGACGCTCGGCGTTCCGCGCGGCGCAGGGCCTTCAGGAGGCCGGGGCCCAGGGAGAAGGACAGCGCGGCGGTGAGGGCGGCGCGGGGGAGGTCCCAGCCGAGGGACGTCGTGAGGCAGTAGGTGGTGAAGCGGGCCAGGTTGGCGGCCGTCGAGATGTGCGGGGAGTAGCTGATGTCGGAGGCCAGGCCCCCGATGTAGGGCCAGCCCTGGAGGTTCATGACGGTGCCGTACGCGATCGCGGCCACCGCCCCGTAGCAGGCGAGCAGGACGAGTTCGAGCCGCCCGCGCAGGCCCGGCCACGGCAGCAGGCCCGACCCCATGGTCACCCAGCCCATCGCCAGCATCTGGAAGGGCAGCCACGGCCCGACGCCCCCGGTGAGCAGTGCGGACGCGAACATCGTCAGGGACCCGAGGGTGAAGCCGAAGCCGGGGCCGAGGACCCGGCCGGACAGCACCATCAGGAAGAACATCGGCTCGATGCCCGCGGTCCCGGCGCCCAGTGGGCGCAGCGCTGCCCCCGCGGCGGCGAGCATGCCGAGCATGGCGACGGCCTTGGGGTCCATGCCGTCGTCGGCCACGGTGGCGATGACGACGGCGACCAGCAGCGGCAGCAGCGCCGCGAAGAGCCAGGGCGCGTCGGCGCTGTGCGCGGCCACCGCGGAGCCGTGCGCGGCCACCAGCGGCCAGCAGAAGGCGACGGCCCCGATCGCCGAGACCAGGGCCAGTACGGTCGCGGCGCGCGGCCCGATACGCACCGGGACGGCGCGCGGCGGTGCGGCCTCGCGGGGCGTCACGGCGCGGCCTCCAGCGCGCGGGTGACCTGGGCGACGGTCAGCCAGGGCGCGGGCGCGAGCACCTTCGCGGTCTGCGGGGCGAAGGCCGGGGAGGACAGCACGACGTCGGCGGCCGGGCCGTCGGCGACGGTCTCGCCGTCCGCGAGGATCACCACCCGGTGCGCGAGGTCCGCGGCCAGCTCCACGTCGTGGGTGGCCAGCACGATGGCGTGGCCCTCGGCCGCCAGCGCCCGCAGTTGGGCGACCAGCCGGGACTTGGCCGCGTAGTCGAGGCCGCGGGTCGGCTCGTCGAGCAGCAGGACCGGCGGGCTCGCGGCGAGCACGATCGCCAGCGCGAGCGACAGCCGCTGCCCTTCTGACAGGTCGCGCGGGTGGACGTCGTCGGGCACCCCGGGCAGCAGGTCGGCGACCAGGCCGCGGCAGGTGCCGGGCGGCGCGGCGGCGTCGCGGTCGGCGGCGGCGCACTCGGCGGCGACGGTGTCGGCGTACAGCAGGTCGCGCGGCTCCTGCGGGACCAGGCCGACGCGGCGGAGCAGTTCGGCGGGCCGGGTGCGGTGCGGGACCGCGCCGCCGACGGTGACCTTGCCGGTGGCCGGGGTGTGCAGGCCGACCAGGGTGGACAGCAGCGTCGACTTGCCCGCCCCGTTACGCCCCATGAGCGCGACCGCCTCACCCGCCCGTACGGTCAGGTCCACGCCCCGCAGCGCCTCGACGCGCCCCCTCCGTACGCCCAACCGTTCGGCCCGGACCAGGACTTCACCGGGTGCGACAGGGTCGGCGGCCAGGGGCGTACGGTCCGCGAGGCGCTCGCGCAGCGGTCCGGCGGCGCGGCGGGCGTCGCGTATGGACAGCGGCAGCGGGGACCAGCCCGCGAGGCGGCCGAGCGCCACCACCGGGGGGTGGACCGGGGACACGGCCATGACGTCGGCCGGCGCCCCGACGACCGGCGGGGCGCCGGGGGAGGGCAGCAGGATGACCTGGTCGGCGTACTGCACGACCCGCTCCAGGCGGTGCTCGGCGAGCAGCACGGTCGTCCCGAGGTCGTGGACCAGGCGCTGCAGTACGGCGAGGACCTCCTCCGCCGCGCCCGGGTCGAGGGCTGAGGTGGGCTCGTCGAGCACCAGTACCTTCGGGTGCACGGTCAGCACCGAGCCGATCGCGACCCGCTGCTGCTGCCCGCCGGACAGCGTCGCGATCGGGCGGTCGCGCAGGTCGGCCAGGCCCAGCAGGTCGAGGGTCTCCTCGACGCGGCGCCGCATGGTCTCCGGGGCGATGCCCAACGACTCCATGCCGTAGGCGAGTTCGTCCTCGACGGTGTCGGTCACGAAGTGCGAGAGCGGGTCCTGCCCCACCGTGCCGACGACGTCGGCGAGTTCACGCGGCCGGTGGGTGCGGGTGTCGCGGCCCGCGACCGTCACCCTGCCGGTCAGGTGCCCGCCGGTGAAATGCGGCACCAGGCCGCTCACCGCGCCCAGCAGCGTGGACTTGCCGACCCCGGAGGGCCCCACGACGAGGCACAGCTCGCCCTCGGGCACGTCGATGTCGACGCCCTGGACGGCGGGGGCGGCGGCGTCCGCGTAGCGGAAGGAGACCTGCTCGAAACGGATCACCGCGCGAGTCCCTTCGGGGCGGCGAGGGAGGGGACCAGGCCCAGCAGCACGCAGGCCGCGGGCCACAGCGGGAGGGTGGGCGCGGTCAGCGGCACCGCGGGCGGGTCGAGCGCGTCGGGCGCGTAGGTCGCCGCGGCGATCATCGCGGCCGCCACCGCGGCGCCCGAGCCCGCGACCAGCCACGCCCGGAGGCCCCACGCGTCGGGCCGGTAGCGCGTACGCGGCGAGCGCCGCCCGCCGAGACGCAGCCCCGCCACCGCGGCCGCCAGGCCCAGCAGCAGCACCGGCAGCCCGTAGCCCGCGCCGCTCGCGGCGAGCAGCGCGTAAGTGCCGGCGCAGATGCCGAGCAGGCCGCCGACCGTCAGCGCCGCGGTCGCCCGCCGGACGGCGAGCGGCACATCGGCGGTACGCCCGTAGCCGCGCGCGTCCATCGCGGCGGCCAGCGCGACCGACCGCTCCAGCGCGCCCTCCAGGACCGGCAGTCCGACCTGGAGCAGCGCCCTCACCCCGCGGTCGTCCCGCCCGCGCAGCCGGCGGGCCGCCCGCAACCTGGCCACGTCCGCGACCAGATGCGGGGCGAAGGTCATCGCCACGACGACGGCCACGCCCGCCTCGTACAGCGCCCCCGGCAGCGACTTGAGCAACCGGGCAGGATTCGCCAGGGAGTTGGCGGCGCCCACGCACACGAGCAGCGTGGCGAGCTTCAGCCCGTCGCGCAGCGCGAAGACCACCGCCTCGGCGGTGACCGTGCCGCCGAGCCGGACGCCCTGCGCCCAGCCGGGCAGCGGGACCTCGGGCAGCGTGAAAAGGGTGTGGGTGCCGGGGATCGGCGAGCCGAGCAGCACCGCGAAGACGAGGCGGATCGCCAGGACGACGAGGCCGAGCCGGAGGAACGTTGCGTAGGAGCGGGACCAGGGGGCGTCCGTCCTGCGGGCCGCGACGACGTAGCCGGCGACGGCGGTGATCTCGGCCAGGAGCAGGACATTGGTCGTCCTGCTTGCGGCCGTTGCGAGGCCGAGCGCCCAGAGCCACCACGCCGCGGCGTGGAGCGCGGTCGTCCTCCCGGGTGCCACGGGAGGGTGTGGCATGAACTTTCCCTGGCGGGTGGCCTCCAGGCGGGGGATTCCCCGCGGGTATCCCAGGGTGCGCCCTGAGGGGGTGCCACTTGCGGTGGCGTCGCTGCTTTCGCCCCGTCGGGGCTGGGCGCGCGGTTCCCCGCGCCCCTGGAGGGTGCCGTCTCCCGCCAGGGGGCCGGGTGCCTGGGGGGTGCCGCTCGCTGTGGCGTCGCTGGGTTCGAGCCGTGGGGGTTGGGCGCGCGGTTCCTCGCGCCCCTGGGGGGTGCCGCTCGCGGTGGCGTCGCTGGCTCCGCCCCGTCGGGGCTGGGCGCGCGGTTCCCCGCGCCCCTGCGGGGCGCCGTCCTCCGGTGGGGTGGCGGGTGGGGTCATCGGCGGTGGCGGCGGGATTGCCAGGTGGCGGCCAGGGCCAGGGTGGTGATGGCGGCGGCTGCGGTGATCAGGCCTACGGAGGGGCCGTTGTGGGAGGTGTGCGGGGTGGCGGAGACCTCGTCGCCGCAGCCGGTCGCGGGGTAGCCGGTGATGGCGCAGACGATGCCCGCGGAGTTGTAGCGCAGGGGTTTGGCCACCGCGGCCAGGGCGTCGGCGGAGGAGGCGTTCCGCGGGATCTGGGCGCAGGCGGTGCGGGGGGCCGGCGGGGGTGTGGCGGTGTCGGGGGCGTCGGCGGGGGTGCCCGGGTCGATGAGCAGGG includes:
- a CDS encoding ATP-binding cassette domain-containing protein, with amino-acid sequence MIRFEQVSFRYADAAAPAVQGVDIDVPEGELCLVVGPSGVGKSTLLGAVSGLVPHFTGGHLTGRVTVAGRDTRTHRPRELADVVGTVGQDPLSHFVTDTVEDELAYGMESLGIAPETMRRRVEETLDLLGLADLRDRPIATLSGGQQQRVAIGSVLTVHPKVLVLDEPTSALDPGAAEEVLAVLQRLVHDLGTTVLLAEHRLERVVQYADQVILLPSPGAPPVVGAPADVMAVSPVHPPVVALGRLAGWSPLPLSIRDARRAAGPLRERLADRTPLAADPVAPGEVLVRAERLGVRRGRVEALRGVDLTVRAGEAVALMGRNGAGKSTLLSTLVGLHTPATGKVTVGGAVPHRTRPAELLRRVGLVPQEPRDLLYADTVAAECAAADRDAAAPPGTCRGLVADLLPGVPDDVHPRDLSEGQRLSLALAIVLAASPPVLLLDEPTRGLDYAAKSRLVAQLRALAAEGHAIVLATHDVELAADLAHRVVILADGETVADGPAADVVLSSPAFAPQTAKVLAPAPWLTVAQVTRALEAAP
- a CDS encoding energy-coupling factor transporter transmembrane protein EcfT; the encoded protein is MPHPPVAPGRTTALHAAAWWLWALGLATAASRTTNVLLLAEITAVAGYVVAARRTDAPWSRSYATFLRLGLVVLAIRLVFAVLLGSPIPGTHTLFTLPEVPLPGWAQGVRLGGTVTAEAVVFALRDGLKLATLLVCVGAANSLANPARLLKSLPGALYEAGVAVVVAMTFAPHLVADVARLRAARRLRGRDDRGVRALLQVGLPVLEGALERSVALAAAMDARGYGRTADVPLAVRRATAALTVGGLLGICAGTYALLAASGAGYGLPVLLLGLAAAVAGLRLGGRRSPRTRYRPDAWGLRAWLVAGSGAAVAAAMIAAATYAPDALDPPAVPLTAPTLPLWPAACVLLGLVPSLAAPKGLAR
- a CDS encoding SCO2322 family protein — encoded protein: MRCRRLAALPAAAAVLLLLALAAPAHAAGYRYWSYWLRSGTSWTYAQTGPAMHIPADGSVEGWRFAVSQDAAAQAAQPRGGADFARICAGHPAAPGRKRVALLIDPGTPADAPDTATPPPAPRTACAQIPRNASSADALAAVAKPLRYNSAGIVCAITGYPATGCGDEVSATPHTSHNGPSVGLITAAAAITTLALAATWQSRRHRR